The following proteins are encoded in a genomic region of Huiozyma naganishii CBS 8797 chromosome 9, complete genome:
- the SGF29 gene encoding Sgf29p (similar to Saccharomyces cerevisiae SGF29 (YCL010C); ancestral locus Anc_1.409): protein MENEWNVLVSSLQDLYNANEVTSFGKLQLGPIDAIPAADLQSTLTTVQEHLENVRRGQRLLSTVETKLQGILDSTAHGVNLSAMAQGPPGKQYWCSDFNPTVGIDVGAEVAYKPGKPSVDGEWIQCVVQGVSPDGLKFEIVDPEPDEFGNANKTFKCNWKEIILIPPESQIKDLGEYPRSTKVLARYPETTTFYPAVVVGTNKKHRETCRLRFDGEEEVGKENASRQKPRAALSHGLVGPNTALRQEGKRCHRCL, encoded by the coding sequence ATGGAGAACGAGTGGAACGTGCTTGTTTCGTCGTTGCAGGATCTATATAATGCGAATGAGGTGACCAGTTTCGGCAAGTTGCAATTGGGTCCGATAGACGCGATTCCAGCGGCGGACCTGCAGAGCACGCTGACCACTGTGCAGGAGCATCTGGAGAACGTCCGCAGGGGACAACGTCTGCTATCCACCGTGGAGACGAAACTGCAAGGTATCTTGGACTCCACGGCGCACGGCGTCAATCTGTCCGCAATGGCGCAGGGCCCACCGGGGAAACAGTACTGGTGCAGCGACTTCAACCCAACGGTGGGCATCGACGTTGGTGCGGAGGTGGCCTACAAGCCGGGCAAACCCTCCGTCGATGGCGAGTGGATCCAGTGTGTCGTGCAAGGTGTATCGCCGGACGGTCTAAAGTTCGAGATTGTGGACCCAGAGCCGGACGAGTTTGGGAACGCGAACAAGACTTTCAAGTGTAACTGGAAGGAGATCATCTTAATCCCACCGGAGTCCCAAATAAAAGACCTTGGGGAGTACCCTCGGTCGACAAAAGTACTGGCAAGATATCCAGAAACGACAACTTTCTACCCTGCCGTCGTGGTGGGGaccaacaagaaacacCGCGAAACGTGCAGGCTACGGTTTGACGGTGAGGAAGAAGTCGGGAAAGAAAACGCAAGTCGCCAGAAACCTCGTGCTGCCTTGTCCCATGGTCTCGTCGGCCCCAACACGGCACTGAGACAGGAGGGCAAGCGGTGCCACCGCTGTCTTTGA
- the GBP2 gene encoding single-stranded telomeric DNA-binding/mRNA-binding protein (similar to Saccharomyces cerevisiae GBP2 (YCL011C) and HRB1 (YNL004W); ancestral locus Anc_1.408), whose product MEDESYRNLDYGDEGASRSPRRDIDFDNYDRGYDRFPDSRGGGRRGSFGARSRGGRGRRAAFGGPGPRFREEGWRGGRGGGRGPPRGGFRSSRRLVVDAVNTQFTRNFDNSVFVGNLSFDCSVDDLREFFQPIGEIVSTDIITSGGRHKGMGTVEFTNTADVDEAIRQMDGVMFMGREIFVKQDHPPPSQSARPLDVGMGYEGEEMDRGYPRPPPRQRRLEKRPPPGGDRPMEGYEAFIVNLPYAITWQNLKDMFREAGDVSRADVELDYRGLSRGFGSVYFPIKEDMYRAIDMFNGYNLDGRILEVREGRFNYLLDEQLQDQEQIQHPPLDYPQDEEPPMMMGDYEDGQMSQGIGRMHYDEDHTVPPVPPQATEEETVPELEKTEPAPQSEFIQGVVSSGERSTLIYCSNLPVSTSINDLYELFESLGKVNKAELIFDPAGLPTGNAVIDYMDLQYADLCISKLNNYNYGGNDLSVSYAERKALE is encoded by the coding sequence ATGGAGGACGAATCGTACAGAAACTTGGATTACGGTGACGAGGGGGCGTCGAGATCTCCGAGGAGAGATATAGACTTTGACAACTACGACAGAGGCTACGACCGGTTCCCAGACTCCCGTGGCGGTGGGAGAAGAGGCTCTTTTGGTGCCAGGTCCCGTGGAGGTAGGGGTAGAAGAGCTGCGTTTGGCGGTCCCGGTCCCAGATTCAGAGAGGAAGGCTGGAGGGGAGGCAGGGGCGGTGGAAGGGGTCCACCCCGTGGTGGGTTCAGGAGCAGCAGAAGACTCGTAGTGGACGCTGTGAACACGCAATTCACAAGAAACTTTGACAACAGCGTCTTTGTCGGTAACTTGTCGTTTGACTGCAGTGTCGACGACCTAAGAGAGTTCTTCCAGCCAATCGGTGAGATCGTAAGTACGGATATAATCACCAGCGGTGGCCGTCACAAAGGGATGGGGACCGTGGAGTTTACCAACACGGCAGACGTCGACGAAGCGATTCGCCAAATGGACGGCGTCATGTTTATGGGTCGTGAGATATTTGTCAAGCAGGACCACCCACCTCCAAGCCAATCCGCTAGACCACTCGATGTCGGTATGGGCTACGAgggagaagaaatggacCGTGGTTATCCAAGACCACCCCCACGCCAGCGCAGACTTGAAAAAAGACCACCACCAGGTGGAGACCGCCCCATGGAGGGATACGAGGCCTTCATCGTCAACCTACCCTACGCAATCACTTGGcaaaacttgaaggacatgTTCAGAGAGGCCGGTGACGTAAGCAGAGCCGATGTTGAACTGGATTACAGGGGACTATCGAGAGGGTTCGGTAGTGTCTACTTCCCAATAAAGGAGGACATGTACAGGGCCATTGACATGTTCAACGGATATAACTTGGACGGCAGAATTCTCGAGGTTAGAGAGGGCCGTTTCAACTACTTGCTAGATGAACAGCTAcaagaccaagaacaaataCAACATCCACCTCTGGACTACCCACAAGATGAGGAACCACCTATGATGATGGGAGACTATGAAGACGGTCAAATGTCCCAGGGGATCGGCCGCATGCATTATGATGAGGACCATACTGTGCCACCGGTCCCCCCTCAAGCAACggaggaagaaactgtACCAGAATTAGAAAAAACCGAGCCAGCTCCACAATCAGAATTCATTCAAGGTGTTGTCAGCAGTGGAGAGAGGAGCACTTTGATATACTGTAGCAATCTACCTGTATCTACCTCCATCAATGATTTATACGAATTGTTCGAAAGTCTGGGGAAAGTTAACAAGGCTGAATTGATATTTGATCCAGCTGGCTTACCAACTGGCAATGCAGTAATAGATTACATGGACCTACAATACGCTGATCTTTGCATCAGTAAGTTGAACAATTACAATTACGGTGGGAATGATCTATCTGTATCCTACGCTGAGCGCAAAGCATTAGAATAG
- the KNAG0I01240 gene encoding uncharacterized protein (Ty like retrotransposon) — MNSHGEQDPIQHGSSLPVTADQQASTINDPRAMNTSDSSSAINKQASTAQNSDALAHHLGNLNIDSDSSNLTSTPPTEHVANVSNDPNMAGSSNDGSHVTPPLGHVPPQFTPTGINNIPNPGHSSQNIPYPPYNYVPPAPYVQYPYQQQQAYSAYGPSASVLSVQIPDPNIPNALNPTSPNSLSFITSATGFDLWIQQLINHLRNKGYADLVPDKFGTTKRYATDGEELGITWLFTHYVKKEYYPNWIPTMKGSDLSEYDIIQTAMTKHIQKHDPGQTAWEISQLTFGPSEPAITFIGRVRRLVRYLPPDMTPLLDTLIKNGILVALKDPIQQYLLAYVWLVQRQS; from the coding sequence atgaatagccacggtgaacaagaccctattcaacatGGTAGCTCCTTACCGGTTACCGCTGACCAACAGGCCAGTACGATTAACGATCCAAGGGCCATGAATACTTCCGATTCATCTTCTGCTATAAACAAGCAAGCTTCCACTGCGCAGAACTCTGATGCTTTAGCTCACCATCTAGGTAACTTGAACATCGATTCTGACTCCTCCAATTTGACTTCAACCCCTCCTACTGAACATGTTGCCAATGTCAGTAATGACCCGAACATGGCTGGTTCGTCCAACGATGGATCCCACGTAACTCCACCGCTTGGCCATGTCCCACCCCAATTTACTCCTACAGGAATCAACAATATTCCCAACCCTGGACATTCATCTCAGAATATTCCATATCCGCCGTACAACTATGTACCACCAGCTCCATATGTCCAGTATCCAtaccagcaacaacaggcATACAGTGCCTATGGACCATCCGCCTCTGTACTAAGTGTACAGATCCCTGACCCCAACATCCCGAACGCTCTCAATCCAACGTCCCCCAACAGTTTGTCCTTCATCACCAGCGCAACTGGTTTTGACCTTTGGATTCAACAACTCATCAACCATCTACGTAACAAGGGCTATGCTGATCTCGTTCCAGATAAATTCGGAACAACGAAACGCTATGCTACCGACGGTGAAGAATTGGGGATCACATGGTTATTCACTCATTATGTGAAGAAAGAGTACTACCCTAACTGGATTCCTACAATGAAAGGGTCTGATTTATCTGAATATGACATCATTCAAACTGCTATGACTAAACATATTCAGAAACATGATCCCGGCCAAACCGCATGGGAAATCAGTCAACTCACTTTCGGTCCGTCTGAACCTGCCATTACCTTTATCGGTCGAGTGAGGCGCTTAGTTAGATATCTCCCTCCCGATATGACCCCACTTCTCGATACACTTATTAAGAACGGTATTCTCGTTGCTTTAaaagaccctattcaacagtACTTGCTTGCCTATGTCTGGCTAGTCCAGAGacaatcttga
- the BUD3 gene encoding Bud3p (similar to Saccharomyces cerevisiae BUD3 (YCL014W); ancestral locus Anc_1.406), with protein sequence MVFGEVSSVYSAGEDGSSFRQIELFHNLVTSLKEQQTFCAKPWNEKTLDLFQTSVVYYSTDDLIWGPFFICILKDKDQDKICSLVLDKLGITFFSNLDITSNSKYYPAIENLVAGEQSPNVLKCIAVSMLEKITHLSPKQIKTIAPSYLPSAVEYDQTHAGELADSCKLFTALTPRKFGEFLYDCGLLGEKVVKSLLLDVVYENNQDYIDDNNKLVSHLGEQLEQLFNPITEYSPEQTEYGYRPPEGDRPTEKDGKLIKTIVNELLQFQSNFTFNLVEFLQNFLIPLRIKALNDEIPGLSTVKLNRLFPPTIDEVTRINCIFLDSLKLAIPYGSLEVLNACSLTIPYFYKAYTRHEAATKNFSKDIKLFLRNFQDVIPQKKVYTELKIETIMKGPQEKLLKLKLIIDRIWQKKEKWTTEENERTAKKSFDNIIDVIDSFGKLEKPTNSYSTRVFTPSGKLLTELAKGWPVELQYKWLKRRVVGVYDIIDTSQMETRKILVIFSDYLVILKISDYKKYYLSDIIKKPQISDILMNSLINEQPLPAKLPKLQVENSCYIDDVTVSLFNGDSLKFDGLKGENAFSLTCKLAAPESTTAIYVADLITKAKVLEKDTAFHLFKASQFGQDHITLYSTAHESEAYNSERIKSPYALFLNCKPSDDVLKKGKLELAIFARFVDRDNELENPTVQLDVVCVMEPERSMVIQADEMVETLIRILSHYISNFYYSINSKNAHSLMVSNLDLINKVKTATEQITHEPINNETPIKHVSEELKKSYGTITTFRSDVSDMKDAENKSSANLESANKVSLKGIGKEKSVTETNKAKKTDEPSMRKDTTTKPAKVTNASKSGKKIRESEVKKSRTNEHKRKSIIGVFKDMFGSKKNKNKKSQISRPVIAPQQKSPKKSNFSEENHMPTPTSERKIKSATTTLDNKPRSANTTPTLNANEPIYNNNLDTPEQLRISSVVRNMNYTGNPVLSNWKDRVSEPQNDVSVEQSGLLTENAPGSLQKTIISKTNKQSESPVFNEAHEKQHSTSISGSSVPKSELEKECPVQIKDQTPSKNLQDTTVESRQNENTLDSTDMTHSTLQTRDIINKELVGEAVGQNRMFNDDLFGDFAESKPKEKNSRRRNGERPTSKAERASSQEKDVGSGSDLVSESISKSAVETINDDEIKEKEVETATLREEDLTSLIQENERLENETEMLKGKVINELNQDLTELEKLEVGKGATPVKKTKIFPHIPPMSPPKRRISFQRSPSFAELFQGMKTVLDERDARYNWKRLPSEMSLDDSLLLNSTSEITSKPSRNGSRMKKMAPVPEEPKTDVKMNHVSDQDSTKQAVNQPLDRPNSNASGRISAEVEGVVDAMFQRMPAVQTTSKPPSPTKTSSPFRVVNASPTKYVNRRPISPVGIEDDPTTFQPQRVLDPRHPATEHVSANSSNATSDYFLPSDVNEESEKRWLEFSYASQDATHILGGQKDAVRKMSNETLEERNYLTPLEDPTEVFRKEEKVVDDDGSSMVHEDKFQNVTAEISSRATSKNNSVKITSPQPSRRLTQPQILVKETIQPKSNATQKTEPLLDDMEFSSFNMTFDTSIVTDNDHQSQTQSNDLLIKGGGRPTSEVFNGAPTLIASRNSQPNPTVYRLSRDMFSGLSAASKPNQTFGEEDPIWISPSKINFNEMSKISPEKADGTKVTVTEQSPYNLLASSSKQQKRTSLASDSSFAFLANFLDGDGNDLSTADASYRDDKPTRLHFV encoded by the coding sequence ATGGTATTTGGTGAGGTTTCGTCCGTGTACTCCGCTGGCGAGGACGGTAGCTCGTTCCGACAGATTGAACTGTTTCACAATCTCGTTACAAGTCTAAAGGAGCAGCAAACGTTTTGTGCAAAACCGTGGAATGAGAAAACGCTGGATCTGTTCCAGACATCGGTTGTGTATTATAGCACTGACGATCTAATCTGGGGGCCTTTCTTCATTTGTATCCTAAAGGATAAAGATCAAGACAAGATATGCTCCCTCGTTTTGGATAAGCTTGGTATTaccttcttctccaatcTTGATATAACTTCAAACTCAAAATATTATCCCGCAATTGAGAACCTAGTGGCAGGGGAGCAATCACCCAATGTGCTGAAATGTATTGCCGTTTCAATGTTGGAAAAGATAACGCACCTGTCTCCCAAACAAATAAAGACAATCGCTCCCTCATACTTGCCTAGTGCTGTTGAGTACGATCAAACACATGCTGGTGAGTTGGCAGATAGCTGTAAGCTATTCACTGCGCTGACTCCAAGGAAGTTTGGTGAGTTTTTATACGACTGTGGCCTTTTGGGGGAAAAAGTGGTAAAGTCCCTGCTGTTAGACGTTGTTTATGAAAACAACCAGGATTACATtgacgacaacaacaaattGGTATCACACCTGGGTGAGCAACTCGAGCAGCTGTTTAACCCGATTACCGAATATTCCCCTGAGCAAACGGAATATGGCTATAGGCCACCTGAGGGAGACAGGCCCACAGAGAAAGATGGCAAGTTAATTAAAACCATTGTAAACGAGCTGCTCCAATTTCAGTCGAATTTCACTTTCAATCTTGTcgagtttcttcaaaatttcctGATACCACTGAGGATTAAAGCTTTAAATGACGAAATTCCAGGTCTGTCTACCGTTAAGTTGAACAGACTCTTCCCACCTACAATTGATGAAGTGACAAGAATTAACTGTATATTTCTGGATTCACTGAAACTAGCGATTCCCTATGGTTCTTTGGAAGTGTTGAATGCATGCAGTCTTACCATTCCTTACTTCTACAAAGCGTACACGAGACACGAAGCAGCAACAAAGAATTTCAGCAAAGATATAAAGCTCTTCTTGAGAAACTTCCAAGATGTCATACCTCAAAAGAAGGTGTATACCGAGCTGAAGATTGAGACTATAATGAAAGGCCCACAAGAGAAgcttttgaaattgaagctAATCATTGACCGCATATggcagaagaaggagaaatGGACcactgaagaaaatgagAGGACAGCTAAAAAGTCATTCGATAACATCATCGACGTTATTGATTCGTTTGGGAAATTGGAAAAGCCAACCAACTCCTATAGCACGAGGGTTTTCACACCGTCAGGTAAGTTGCTTACCGAGTTGGCAAAGGGCTGGCCGGTTGAATTACAGTATAAATGGCTGAAAAGGCGGGTAGTTGGTGTTTACGATATTATTGACACCTCTCAGATGGAAACGCGCAAGATCTTGGTTATCTTTAGTGACTACCTGGTGATTCTGAAAATATCAGATTATAAAAAGTATTACTTATCAGACATCATAAAAAAGCCGCAGATATCCgatattttgatgaactcTTTGATTAACGAGCAACCGTTACCGGCAAAACTTCCTAAATTACAAGTGGAAAATAGTTGCTACATTGATGATGTCACAGTTTCCCTGTTTAATGGTGATTCGCTGAAGTTTGACGGTCTGAAGGGCGAGAATGCTTTTTCCTTAACCTGTAAATTGGCGGCACCTGAGTCAACCACAGCAATTTACGTTGCAGACTTGATTACAAAAGCAaaagttcttgaaaagGACACCGCCTTTCATTTATTCAAAGCTTCTCAATTTGGTCAAGACCACATAACGTTGTATTCAACCGCTCACGAATCGGAAGCGTATAATAGCGAAAGGATAAAGTCTCCATACGCCTTATTCTTAAATTGTAAACCGTCAGACgatgttttgaaaaaaggCAAGCTAGAATTGGCAATTTTTGCAAGATTCGTAGATCGAGACAATGAATTAGAGAATCCAACTGTCCAACTCGATGTTGTATGTGTTATGGAACCCGAAAGATCTATGGTAATACAGGCGGATGAAATGGTAGAAACACTGATCCGGATACTCTCGCACTACATTTCCAATTTCTACTACTCCATCAATTCCAAAAACGCGCACAGTCTGATGGTCTCTAATCTTGATTTGATCAACAAAGTGAAGACTGCTACTGAACAGATTACCCACGAACCCATTAATAATGAGACCCCAATAAAACATGTTAGTgaggaattgaaaaagtCATATGGTACAATCACAACGTTCAGAAGTGATGTGAGTGACATGAAGGACgctgaaaataaaagttcTGCAAATTTAGAAAGTGCGAACAAAGTTTCGTTGAAAGGCATTGGGAAAGAGAAATCTGTAACTGAGACAAATAAAGCGAAAAAGACAGACGAACCATCAATGAGAAAAGATACCACCACTAAACCAGCGAAGGTTACCAATGCTTCAAAATCTGGAAAGAAGATAAGAGAATCAGAGGTCAAGAAATCTAGGACGAACGAGCACAAGAGAAAAAGTATTATTGGTGTCTTTAAAGATATGTTTGGctccaaaaagaacaagaacaagaagagtCAAATAAGTAGACCTGTAATTGCGCCTCAGCAAAAGTCacccaaaaaatcaaacttTTCCGAGGAAAACCATATGCCTACACCAACATCCGAAAGGAAAATTAAATCGGCTACTACCACGCTGGATAACAAACCCAGATCTGCAAATACAACCCCAACTCTAAATGCAAATGAGCCAATCTACAATAACAACCTAGATACCCCCGAGCAACTAAGAATATCATCAGTTGTGAGAAATATGAACTATACAGGTAATCCAGTACTGTCTAATTGGAAAGATAGAGTTTCTGAACCACAGAATGACGTTTCTGTAGAACAGTCGGGATTGCTTACTGAAAATGCACCCGGGTCATTGCAAAAGACGATTATTTCCAAAACGAATAAACAATCTGAGTCTCCAGTATTTAACGAGGCTCACGAAAAACAGCACTCTACTTCAATTTCAGGTAGCTCTGTTCCAAAATCTGAACTAGAAAAGGAGTGCCCTGTTCAGATTAAAGACCAAACACCCTCTAAAAACTTACAAGACACAACAGTTGAATCAAGACAAAATGAAAATACTTTAGACTCAACTGATATGACGCACTCAACCTTACAAACTAGAGATATCATTAACAAGGAGCTTGTTGGAGAGGCAGTTGGTCAGAACCGAATGTTTAATGACGACCTATTTGGTGATTTTGCGGAAAGTAAACCCAAGGAAAAGAAcagtagaagaagaaatggagaAAGACCAACTAGTAAAGCAGAACGTGCTTCATCTCAAGAGAAAGACGTTGGGAGTGGTTCTGATTTAGTTTCAGAGAGTATAAGCAAatctgctgttgaaactATCAATGACGACGAGATAAAGGAAAAGGAGGTTGAAACAGCCACATTGCGCGAAGAAGACTTAACCAGCTTGATTCAGGAGAATGAGAGGTTGGAGAACGAAACAGAAATGCTCAAAGGGAAAGTTATCAACGAATTGAACCAAGATCTAACAGAGCTTGAAAAATTAGAGGTTGGAAAAGGTGCCACGCCAGTAAAAAAGACAAAGATCTTTCCGCATATTCCTCCTATGTCCCCACCTAAACGTAGGATAAGCTTCCAAAGATCACCTTCGTTTGCTGAACTATTCCAAGGGATGAAGactgttcttgatgaacGTGATGCAAGGTACAATTGGAAGAGGCTGCCGAGTGAGATGTCTTTGGATGATAGTTTGCTGCTAAACTCCACTAGCGAAATTACTAGCAAgccttcaagaaatggatCGCGGATGAAAAAGATGGCGCCGGTCCCTGAAGAACCAAAGACCGACGTCAAAATGAACCACGTTTCTGATCAAGACTCTACAAAACAAGCGGTGAATCAACCATTAGATCGTCCAAACTCTAACGCGTCGGGCAGAATTTCAGCcgaagttgaaggagttgTCGATGCGATGTTTCAACGAATGCCTGCAGTTCAAACGACCTCAAAGCCACCTTCTCCCACAAAGACGTCCTCTCCTTTCAGAGTCGTTAATGCTTCTCCCACAAAGTATGTGAATAGAAGACCCATCTCGCCAGTTGGAATTGAGGATGATCCCACTACATTTCAACCACAAAGAGTATTAGATCCAAGACATCCAGCGACCGAGCACGTTTCTGCAAATAGCTCCAACGCGACATCTGATTACTTCCTTCCTTCCGATGTTAACGAAGAATCCGAAAAGCGCTGGCTAGAATTCTCATACGCATCACAAGATGCAACCCATATACTTGGTGGCCAAAAGGATGCTGTCAGGAAAATGTCTAACGAAACATTAGAAGAGAGAAACTATTTGACTCCACTGGAAGATCCGACAGAAGTTTTCcggaaagaagaaaaagtggttgatgatgatggcAGTAGTATGGTGCATGAGGAtaagtttcaaaatgttaCGGCGGAAATATCTAGCAGGGCCACATCAAAAAACAACAGCGTTAAAATCACCAGTCCGCAACCTTCCAGACGCTTAACACAACCGCAAATATTGGTAAAAGAGACTATACAACCCAAGTCAAATGCCACACAAAAAACAGAGCCACTTCTTGATGATATGGAATTCAGCTCATTCAACATGACATTCGACACTTCTATCGTAACCGACAACGATCATCAAAGTCAAACACAGTCAAATGATCTTCTAATAAAGGGTGGTGGTCGTCCCACCTCCGAAGTGTTTAATGGGGCACCGACCTTGATAGCTTCACGGAACTCGCAGCCGAATCCTACTGTTTATCGGTTATCAAGAGACATGTTTTCGGGTCTAAGCGCTGCTAGTAAGCCCAATCAAACGTTTGGGGAGGAAGATCCGATATGGATATCTCCAAGTAAAATCAATTTCAATGAGATGAGTAAGATTAGCCCGGAGAAGGCAGATGGTACGAAAGTGACGGTGACAGAACAGTCGCCTTATAACTTGCTTGCGTCTTCTTCCAAACAACAGAAGAGAACGTCTTTGGCAAGTGACTCATCCTTCGCCTTTTTGGCAAACTTTTTGGACGGGGATGGTAACGATTTGAGTACTGCAGATGCTTCGTATAGGGACGATAAGCCAACACGGCTTCATTTTGTCTAA
- the DCC1 gene encoding Dcc1p (similar to Saccharomyces cerevisiae DCC1 (YCL016C); ancestral locus Anc_1.405): MSINLHTQFQYDPAYKLIQLTPELLEILEKNEAGSNTGLQFKSLSAEGTDVVLCSDDKTWLIKQKNHSNTVLLMKEFVPENDIQVSEESLFGLRQPEDNYLAFANTSYEYETRAVEGHLNLNSLLMYDGERDFPLGADEGSLLHSFDELADDSPCSKKECLSQWHQLGGCTISNVLCILSQNFLSKALNITLVSIMSENLPLDDLKLDATYEAVRKGMEDAESSTFSPYSKEVVLTVLNKFGISTKENTAWELDMLTIAKWYGLEALQTYVRNSSLSVDEFLIKWKSLFPAFFPCDIDVVMLRGHYYVPTSGYIQYLSKDTLPSEVKSRFRSLFELQSTWVLEDIEPFIKEFNTKGLKIDNFIMKFAKRKQITDRNRKITITTVTSR; this comes from the coding sequence ATGTCCATCAACCTGCACACTCAGTTCCAGTATGACCCGGCTTACAAGCTGATCCAGCTAACTCCTGAATTGCTGGAGATTTTAGAGAAAAACGAGGCAGGTAGCAACACTGGGCTGCAGTTCAAGTCGCTGAGCGCCGAAGGTACCGATGTGGTTCTTTGTTCCGACGACAAGACCTGGCTCATCAAGCAGAAGAACCACTCGAATACAGTGCTATTGATGAAAGAGTTTGTACCGGAAAATGACATTCAGGTTTCAGAAGAGTCTTTATTTGGGTTGCGTCAGCCTGAGGACAACTATCTGGCGTTCGCGAATACCTCGTACGAGTATGAGACAAGGGCCGTTGAGGGCCACTTGAATTTAAACTCTTTGCTGATGTATGATGGGGAGAGGGATTTCCCATTGGGTGCTGACGAGGGATCGCTCTTACACAGTTTTGATGAGCTTGCAGACGATTCGCCGTGCTCCAAGAAAGAGTGCTTGTCACAGTGGCATCAACTCGGTGGATGTACGATAAGCAATGTGCTGTGTATTCTATCGCAAAATTTTCTATCGAAGGCGCTGAATATTACACTGGTGAGCATTATGAGCGAGAATCTGCCTCTGGATGACTTGAAACTTGACGCGACGTACGAAGCTGTACGGAAGGGGATGGAGGACGCTGAATCGTCCACTTTCAGTCCGTATTCAAAAGAGGTGGTACTGACGGTGCTAAACAAGTTTGGTATTTCTACAAAGGAAAACACGGCTTGGGAATTAGACATGCTGACTATAGCGAAATGGTATGGGCTTGAGGCACTGCAAACGTATGTGAGGAATTCTAGTCTGTCGGTGGACGAATTTTTGATAAAATGGAAGTCTTTATTCCCCGCATTTTTCCCCTGTGACATCGACGTGGTCATGCTTAGAGGGCACTACTACGTCCCGACTAGTGGTTACATACAATATTTGTCGAAGGACACGCTACCGTCGGAAGTCAAAAGCCGATTCAGATCTTTGTTCGAACTGCAAAGCACCTGGGTCCTAGAAGACATCGAGCCGTTCATCAAGGAGTTCAATACGAAGGGTCTCAAGATCGATAATTTCATAATGAAGTTTGCTAAAAGGAAACAGATCACCgacagaaacagaaaaatcACAATAACAACGGTGACCAGCAGATGA